A region of the Arsenicicoccus dermatophilus genome:
GACCGGGGAGGACGACCCGGTCAAGGTCGAGCACGAGGTCGCCGCACTCATCCCGCGCAAGGAGTGGACGATGCTCTCGCACGTCCTCATCTACCACGGCAGGCGGCTGTGCCACGCCCGCAAGCCCGCGTGCGGGGTGTGCCCGATCGCCGCGCTGTGCCCGGCATACGGCGAGGGCGAGACCGACCCGGCCAAGGCTCGCCGGCTCGCGAAGTACGAGCTGGCCGAGGGGGCCCCGTGGCCCGAGCGGCTCGGTGCCACCCCCTCCGGGCTCGCCGCCCGCTGGGCCGAGGTGACCGGGTGAGCGCAGAGCCCTCGGCGCCGCGACCGCCCTGGCTCGACCACCTGGTGGACCGGATGGGTGCGACGCCGCCGTCCTACTACTCCCGCTTCCTGCCGCCCGAGGCCGGTGCCGGACGCCGGGCCGGCGTGCTCGTGCTCGTCGGGCCCCGCGCCGACGACCCCGCGCGCCAGGACGTGCTGCTCACCGAGCGCGCCCACACGATGCGCTCCTATGCCGGGCAGGTGTCCTTCCCGGGCGGCTCGCTGGAGCCCGGCGAGGACGTGGTCGCGGCCGCGCTGCGCGAGTCCCACGAGGAGGTCGGCCTCCGCCCGGAGACGGTGGAGGTGCTCGCCAGCGTCCCCGAGCTCTACATGCCGCACCGCGACTTCGGCGTCACCCCGGTCGTGGCCTGGTGGCGCGACCCGCACCCGGTCGCGGCGGTCGACCCCGGCGAGGTGGCCGCGGTGCTGCGCGCACCCCTCGACGAGCTGGTCGACCCTGCCAACCGGTTCACCGTCACCCACCCCAGCGGCTACCGGGGCCCGGCCTTCGCGGTCGACGGGCTCCTCGTCTGGGGCTTCACCGCAGGGGTGCTCACCCAGCTGCTGTCGCTGGCCGGGCTGGACCGGCCCTGGGACCGGACCCGCCACGAGCCGCTGCCCGAGCGGATGTGGGGCTGACCGGTGGACCCGCTCGTCCTGGACGCGCTCGTCGTCCTGCTCCTCGTGCTCACCGCCGTCGCCGGGTGGCGCAGCGGTCTGGTGCTGTCCGCCAGCGCGACCTTCGGCTTCCTCCTCGGCGCGGTGGTGGGGATGTGGGCCCTGCCCCCGCTGCTCGGTCATGTCGGTGCGCTGCACGACAGCGTCCCGCTGCGCATCGGCACGCTGTCGCTGGGGGTGCTCCTGCTCGGCTCGGTGGGCCAGGTCGCCATGTCCGTGCTCGGCTCGATGGTCCGGGACCGGGTGCGGCTGCGCCCCGCGCAGCTCGTGGACGCCCTGGCCGGGGCGGTGGCGGCCCTCGTCGTCGTGGCCGGCCTCGTGTGGTTCGCGGGTGACGCCCTGCGCGTGGCCGCCCCCGGCGAGATCGCCCGCACGGTCGCGGCCTCACGGGTGCTGCGCACGATCGACGAGGTCATGCCCCCGGCGGCCAGCCGGGCCTTCACGGGCTTCCGGCAGCAGCTGGAGGCGACGGAGTTCCCGCGCGTCTTCGACGGGATCGCGGCGGAGCCCATCGTGTCGGCCGAGCCGCCCGACCCCCGCGTCGTCCGGACCCCGGGGGTGATCGCCGCCGCCCGATCGGTCGTCCAGGTGGTCGGCGACGCCGTCGACTGCCGCCGGGAGCAGGACGGCAGCGGGTGGGTGTCGGCCCCCGAGCGGGTCGTCACCAACGCCCACGTCGTCGCCGGCACCGACCGGGTGCGGGTGCGGATCGGCGGCACCGGTCGGCGCTACCTCGCCACCGTCGTGGCCTTCGACCCCAAGCTGGACCTCGCCGTCCTGGCCGTGCCGGGCCTGCCCGCCCCGCCGTTGTCGACCGCGCCCGCCCTGCCGGCCCGGCGCTCGGTCGTGGTGGCGGGATTCCCCGGCGGCGGCCCTTACCGCCTCGGGGCGGGGCGCGTCCGCTCGGTGATGGCGGCCAGCGGGTCGGACATCTACGGCCGGTCCGGGGTGGTCCGCCAGGTCTACTCGGTGTATGCCGCGGTGCGCCCCGGCAACTCCGGCGGCCCGCTGCTGACCACCGACGGCGCGGTCGCGGGAACGGTCTTCGCCACCTCGGTGGACGACCCGAGCACCGGCTACGCGCTGACCTCCTCGGCCACCCGTGCGGTCGTGGCGGCCGCGGTCACGGCGCACCGGCCGGTCGACACCGGCGTCTGCACCACCCGCTGACGAGGCACCGCCGAGGGATCAGCGGGCGTGCCCCGCCAGCCAGCTCACCAGGTGGGCGGTGACCTGCTCGGGGGCCTCCTCGGCCAGGAAGTGACCCGCTCCCGGCAGGACGTGCGCGTCCAGCCCGGCAGCCGTGTGCCGGGCCGAACCCCCGATCGTCGCCGGGAGCACCGCGCGGTCCTCGGCGCCGTGCAGGTGCAGCACCGGCACCTGGATCGGGCGGCGCAGGGCCCGGGCCCACCGCTGCCCGGAGATCCACAGCTGCGAGCGCGCCATCCAGCGGTAGTACTCGGCGGCCGAGTGGGCCACGAAGGGCAGGGCCATCTGGTCGGCATACCGCCGGCTGATGTCGGGGGACAGCCAGGTCGCGCCCGGCGCGGACCACTCGGACAGCACCCGGGCGACGTAGCCGGACGCGGGGTCGCTCATCTGACGCTCCGGGACGAAGGGCCGCTGCAGGCCCGCGAAGGTCCGCCCGGCCTGGATCTGGGTGGGCAGGGTCAGCGACGCGGCCCGCAACGCCAGCGGGTGGGGGCAGCCGAGGGCGACGACTGCGCGCGTGACCTCCGGCTCCAGGGAGGGCATGGCCCAGGCGATCCAGGCGCCGAGCCCCTGGCCGACGACGGCGGCCGAGTCCTCGCCCAACGAGCGGACCACGCAGGCCACGTCGGAGGCGGAGGTGAAGGTGTCGTAGCCCACGGGTGGCTTGTCGCTGGCGCCGAAGCCGCGCAGGTCCAGCACCGCGACCCGCCACCCGGCCTCGGCGAGGGGGACGACCTGGTGCCGCCAGGCCCACCAGAACTCCGGGAAGTCGTGGAGCAGCACCACGAGGGGACCGGCCCCGAGCTCCGCCACGTGGAAGCGGGCGCCGTTGGCCGACACGAAACGATGCCGCCAGGGACCCTCCACGAGGGTGCTGGCGGCGTCGCGCATGGTGCCGTCGGTCATCGGGATCATCCTGTCAGGACGGCCGGGGATCCGGGTCGCGGTCCGCGGAGCCCCGGCGACGGCGAAGGGCCGGCCCCGTGCTGGGGTCGGCCCTTCGGCAGAGGTCAGGATCAGACGTCGGTGCGGTGGGCGCCGCCGTCCTGGCCGGTGGCGTCGTAGGTCACCGTCTCGTGGGAGCGGGAGTCGTAGACCTGGGTGTCGTCGGCGTGGGCGCCGTAGGCGGTGACGCTGCCGCCGTCGGTGCCGTAGGTCGTCGAGCTCGCAGCCGTGGCGTGCGTGGTGCCGGTGTAGGCCGCCGGGTTGGTGCCCGCACCGGTCGGGGCGGGCTTGGCGGGCTTGAGCGCCTGCACCGTCTCCTGCGCGTTGCGGATGGTGCGCTCGGGCTTGACGTTGAGCTTGGTCAGCGACTTCTTGCCCACCATGGCGAGCGCGCCGGCGACGGCGAACAGGATGAGCGTCACGACGAGGTAGGCCAGCCACGCGGCCAGACCCAGCCCGATGAGCGCCCAGGCGAGGGTGTGGAGCAGGAAGATCAGGCCCAGGAAGGCCATGACGCCGGCGACGGCGAACATCGCGATGCCCTTGCCGGCCTTGGTGACGTCGGTCTTCATCTCCGACTTGGCCAGCTGGATCTCGTTGCGGATGATGCTCGAGACGTCCTGCGTGGCATCGGCGACGAGCTGACCGATGGTGCGCGCGGTGGTCGGGTGGGTATCGGCGTAGGACCGGGCCTCCTGGTCGCGGACGGCGCGGCGGGCCTCGTGCTCCTGCTCGTTGTAGGACGTCGACATGGAGATAGCTCCTCTGGTGGGCTCGGTGACGCCGGTGCGACCGATACCCGGTTCGCCACTCGCCGTCAGGTCAGGCTCTGACCCTGTCATGCACACATTCACCGGAAACCATACCCACGGGCTGGTCCACCAGCCGTGATACCCGCCGCGGGTGTCTGCATCGTGATCTCACGGATCGCGGGGGACACATGAGGTCACAGGGCCAGGCAGCAGGCCAGCAGCGTCGCGCTGAACCCGAGCTCCAGCAGACCCACCTGCATCGGGGTGATCGTGCGTCCCGGACGCGCGCCCAGCAGCGGCATCAGGGCCGCCCGCGCCGTGGCGAGCCCCAGCAGCGCGACCAGGCCCCAGCGGGCGAGCGGGTGCACCAGCGAGGGCAGGCCGAGGAGCGCCGCCGCCAGCAGCGCGACCGTGCACACCGCGTGGTAGGCCACCGACCCGACGAGCCAGCCCCGGTCGCCGCGCTCGCGGATCATCGTCTTGACGTAGGCCACGGTCCCGACGAAGTACGCCAGCTGGGCCACGGTCGTGAGGGCGAGCACACCGGTGGCGCGCCGCAGGCCCGGATCCCGCACCGCGTCGCCGACGGCCGTGAGGGCGCCCAGCGGAGCACGGCCGGCCAGGCCGGCGCTCCACAGGACCGGGGTGACCAGGCAGGCCGTGGTCACGGTGACCAGGCCGCTGGCCAGGGCCCGGTCCTGGCGTCGTGCGGCGAGGAGCAGGGCGACCCCGACGAGGGGCGCCGCGAGGGCGAGCCACCCGGCCAGGGCGGGGGCGAGCAGCAGCGTGACCAGGCCGAGGACCGCCGTGGCGGCGGCATAAGCGCGCACGGGCGGCAGATAACGGGCCTTGCGTCGGGACTTGAGCCACAAGGTCGTGGCGTTGAGCAGCAGGTAGCCGACCAGCGTGATGGCGAGGACGGGCAGCGCCGCCCACCGCCAGCCGTGGTCGCGGACGAGCACGGTGCTGCCCGTGGCGGCGGGGACCAGGAGCATCGCCCAGGCGCCGTGCTGCTGCGGCACCCAGCCGGGGGAGCGCCGCCGGCCGCCGCGGGGACTCACGCGGCGGGTCCGGTCGGCCGCGGGGTCACCAGGTGCGACCCGTCGGTCTGGTAGACGTCCGGGACGCCGTCCTGGTCCTCGTCGGAGCTCTCCCGGGCCTCGACCTCGCGGTAGTGCCGGTTGCGGCGGCGCAGCACGACCCCGGCGAGGAGGGCCGAGAGCAGGGACCCGAGGAGCACGGCGAGCTTGACGTGGTCGTCGCGCGGGGAGCCCGTGCCATAGGCCAGCTCGCCGACCAGCAGGGACACGGTGAAGCCGATCCCGGCGAGCAGGGACAGGCCGAGCAGGTCGGACCAGGTGATGTCGCTGTCGAGCTCGGCCCTGGTGAAGCGGGCCAGCAGCCAGGTCGCGCCGAAGATGCCGAGCAGCTTGCCGAGGACGAGGGCCAGCACCACGCCCTGGGCGGCCGGGTCGCGCACGGCCTCGCCGAGACCTCCGCCGCCGACGGTCACCCCGGCCGCGAAGAACGCGAACAGCGGCACGGCGAAGCCCGCCGAGACCGGCCGGACCACGTGCTCCAGCCGCCCGCCCACGTCGACCGGGGTGACCAGGCCGAGCAGGACGCCGGCCACGGTGGCGTGGATGCCGGAGCCGTGCACCAGGCCCCAGGTGAGGACCGCGAGCGGGATGAGGATCCAGGGGGAGGTCCAGCCGCGGCGGGTCGCGAGGGCGAAGGCGCCCAGCGGCACGAGGGCGAGGGCCAGGGGGACCATCTGCAGGGAGGAGGTATAGGCGACCGCGATGATGGTGATGGCGATCAGGTCGTCCACGACCGCCAGGGTCAGCAGGAAGGACCGCAGGGCCGACGGCAGGTGGGTGCCGATCACGGCCAGCACCGCGAGCGCGAAGGCGATGTCGGTCGCGGTGGGGATCGCCCACCCGCGCAGCACCGCGGCGTCGCCGCCGTGCAGGAGCGCGGTCCCGGTGAAGATCAGTGCGGGCAGCGCCACCCCGGCGCACGCGGCAGCCACGGGGACGGCGGCCCGTCGGCGGTCGGACAGGTCGCCCTCGGTGAACTCGTGCTTGAGCTCGACCCCCGCGACGAAGAAGAAGATCGCGAGCAGCCCGTCGGCGGCCCAGTGGCCGAGGGACAGGTCCAGCCCGATACCCGGCACGGCCAGGTGCCGGTCCCGCAGGCTGGCATAGGCCTCGCGCCAGGGCGAGTTGGCCCAGACCAGCGCGGCCAGCGCGGCGGTGAGCAGCAGGGCGCCGCCGACGGTCTCGGTGCGCAGGGCAGCGGCGATCCGTTGGGCCTCGCGCCAGCTGCCCCGGGAGAACAGTCGCGGGTGCTCGTGCCGCAGGGCGGGGCGCTGGGCCGGGACCTGCGGGGCGCGTCGGGGCCGGGAGGACGAGTCGGGGTGGGAGACGTGCGGGGTGGGGGTCTCGGGCTGGTCGGACAGCGGCATACGGACTCACTCTCGGGAGCGGGGTCGACAAGGGGATCGCCGACCAGACTTCCCGGCACACCAGGGTCTGATTCTACCGGAGTACCAGGTGGAGGGCCCGCCGAGCGCGGAGGGCCCGGGCATGACCTGGCTGCGAAACCTGGGTGAACACCGATGCGGCTTCGGGCACGCGCCCTCCGTCCGCCCGGTGCGGCGGGGAGCATGGGGTCATGGCGTATGGCGACGGTCCTGGCCCCCTCGCGCTGGCCCACCGGGGTGGGGCCCAGCTCGCACCCGAGAACACCCTCGCGGCCTTCGAGAGGTCGGTGGCGCTCGGCGTCCGTTATCTGGAGTCCGACATCCGGCTCACCGCGGACGGCGAGATCGTGTGCTTCCACGACGAGACGGTGGACCGGGTCACCGACGGCACCGGGCCCGTCAACCGGCTGACCCTG
Encoded here:
- a CDS encoding YwiC-like family protein, with the protein product MSPRGGRRRSPGWVPQQHGAWAMLLVPAATGSTVLVRDHGWRWAALPVLAITLVGYLLLNATTLWLKSRRKARYLPPVRAYAAATAVLGLVTLLLAPALAGWLALAAPLVGVALLLAARRQDRALASGLVTVTTACLVTPVLWSAGLAGRAPLGALTAVGDAVRDPGLRRATGVLALTTVAQLAYFVGTVAYVKTMIRERGDRGWLVGSVAYHAVCTVALLAAALLGLPSLVHPLARWGLVALLGLATARAALMPLLGARPGRTITPMQVGLLELGFSATLLACCLAL
- a CDS encoding MarP family serine protease, with the translated sequence MDPLVLDALVVLLLVLTAVAGWRSGLVLSASATFGFLLGAVVGMWALPPLLGHVGALHDSVPLRIGTLSLGVLLLGSVGQVAMSVLGSMVRDRVRLRPAQLVDALAGAVAALVVVAGLVWFAGDALRVAAPGEIARTVAASRVLRTIDEVMPPAASRAFTGFRQQLEATEFPRVFDGIAAEPIVSAEPPDPRVVRTPGVIAAARSVVQVVGDAVDCRREQDGSGWVSAPERVVTNAHVVAGTDRVRVRIGGTGRRYLATVVAFDPKLDLAVLAVPGLPAPPLSTAPALPARRSVVVAGFPGGGPYRLGAGRVRSVMAASGSDIYGRSGVVRQVYSVYAAVRPGNSGGPLLTTDGAVAGTVFATSVDDPSTGYALTSSATRAVVAAAVTAHRPVDTGVCTTR
- a CDS encoding phage holin family protein, translated to MSTSYNEQEHEARRAVRDQEARSYADTHPTTARTIGQLVADATQDVSSIIRNEIQLAKSEMKTDVTKAGKGIAMFAVAGVMAFLGLIFLLHTLAWALIGLGLAAWLAYLVVTLILFAVAGALAMVGKKSLTKLNVKPERTIRNAQETVQALKPAKPAPTGAGTNPAAYTGTTHATAASSTTYGTDGGSVTAYGAHADDTQVYDSRSHETVTYDATGQDGGAHRTDV
- a CDS encoding alpha/beta fold hydrolase; amino-acid sequence: MTDGTMRDAASTLVEGPWRHRFVSANGARFHVAELGAGPLVVLLHDFPEFWWAWRHQVVPLAEAGWRVAVLDLRGFGASDKPPVGYDTFTSASDVACVVRSLGEDSAAVVGQGLGAWIAWAMPSLEPEVTRAVVALGCPHPLALRAASLTLPTQIQAGRTFAGLQRPFVPERQMSDPASGYVARVLSEWSAPGATWLSPDISRRYADQMALPFVAHSAAEYYRWMARSQLWISGQRWARALRRPIQVPVLHLHGAEDRAVLPATIGGSARHTAAGLDAHVLPGAGHFLAEEAPEQVTAHLVSWLAGHAR
- the nhaA gene encoding Na+/H+ antiporter NhaA, which produces MPLSDQPETPTPHVSHPDSSSRPRRAPQVPAQRPALRHEHPRLFSRGSWREAQRIAAALRTETVGGALLLTAALAALVWANSPWREAYASLRDRHLAVPGIGLDLSLGHWAADGLLAIFFFVAGVELKHEFTEGDLSDRRRAAVPVAAACAGVALPALIFTGTALLHGGDAAVLRGWAIPTATDIAFALAVLAVIGTHLPSALRSFLLTLAVVDDLIAITIIAVAYTSSLQMVPLALALVPLGAFALATRRGWTSPWILIPLAVLTWGLVHGSGIHATVAGVLLGLVTPVDVGGRLEHVVRPVSAGFAVPLFAFFAAGVTVGGGGLGEAVRDPAAQGVVLALVLGKLLGIFGATWLLARFTRAELDSDITWSDLLGLSLLAGIGFTVSLLVGELAYGTGSPRDDHVKLAVLLGSLLSALLAGVVLRRRNRHYREVEARESSDEDQDGVPDVYQTDGSHLVTPRPTGPAA
- a CDS encoding NUDIX hydrolase, which codes for MSAEPSAPRPPWLDHLVDRMGATPPSYYSRFLPPEAGAGRRAGVLVLVGPRADDPARQDVLLTERAHTMRSYAGQVSFPGGSLEPGEDVVAAALRESHEEVGLRPETVEVLASVPELYMPHRDFGVTPVVAWWRDPHPVAAVDPGEVAAVLRAPLDELVDPANRFTVTHPSGYRGPAFAVDGLLVWGFTAGVLTQLLSLAGLDRPWDRTRHEPLPERMWG